In a genomic window of Punica granatum isolate Tunisia-2019 chromosome 6, ASM765513v2, whole genome shotgun sequence:
- the LOC116210912 gene encoding tRNA (adenine(58)-N(1))-methyltransferase catalytic subunit TRMT61A-like has product MLPINSSQKLSFTKSIDHGDLVIIYERHDTMKAVKVSEGLSFQNRFGMFKHSDWIGKPFGSKVYSHKGGFVYLLAPTPELWTLVLSHRTQILYIADISFVIMYLEIVPGCLVLESGTGSGSLTTSLARAVAPHGHVYTFDFHEHRATSAREDFERTGVNSIVTVSVRDIQGEGFPEEFCGRADSIFLDLPQPWLAIPSAAKMLKPDGTLCSFSPCIEQVQRSCEVLRTNFTDIRTFEILLRTYEVREVKMDACRDSNNESPKKPPCKRRQMIGANNGDDISSPTVMAKPSSEARGHTGYLTFARLKCL; this is encoded by the exons ATGTTGCCGATTAACTCCTCTCAAAAGCTTTCCTTCACAAAATCCATCGATCATGGGGATCTGGTCATAATTTATGAGAGACATGATACAATGAAGGCGGTCAAAGTGAGTGAGGGATTATCCTTTCAGAACCGCTTCGGCATGTTTAAACACTCAGACTGGATCGGGAAGCCATTTGGGTCCAAGGTTTACAGCCACAAGGGTGGGTTTGTGTACCTATTAGCTCCAACTCCCGAACTTTGGACACTGGTTCTGAGCCACAGGACTCAGATCCTTTATATTGCCGACATCAGTTTCGTGATTATGTACTTGGAAATAGTTCCGGGTTGCTTGGTTCTCGAGTCTGGGACTGGAAGCGGGTCCCTCACAACCTCTCTTGCCAGGGCCGTGGCTCCTCACGGCCACGTCTACACATTCGATTTTCATGAGCACAGAGCTACTTCTGCTAG GGAAGACTTCGAGAGAACAGGAGTGAACAGCATAGTCACGGTCAGTGTTAGAGACATTCAGGGTGAGGGATTCCCTGAAGAATTCTGTGGCAGGGCCGATTCAATCTTCTTGGACCTTCCTCAGCCGTGGCTGGCAATACCTTCAGCAGCTAAGATGTTAAAACCGGATGGGACCCTGTGCTCTTTCTCACCTTGTATTGAGCAAGTCCAGCGATCATGTGAAGTTCTTCGAACAAACTTTACAg ATATTAGGACTTTCGAGATCCTCCTTCGCACGTATGAAGTTCGAGAAGTGAAGATGGACGCCTGTCGGGATAGCAATAATGAGTCTCCTAAGAAGCCCCCTTGCAAGAGAAGACAGATGATTGGAGCGAACAATGGTGATGATATATCAAGTCCTACGGTGATGGCAAAGCCTTCCAGCGAGGCTAGAGGGCACACCGGTTATTTAACCTTTGCAAGACTCAAGTGTTTGTAA